In Anthonomus grandis grandis chromosome 5, icAntGran1.3, whole genome shotgun sequence, the following are encoded in one genomic region:
- the LOC126735867 gene encoding peroxisomal leader peptide-processing protease isoform X1, with translation MFTDLDIQPVLLQAKKKNSAAIVSYSAILLQKQYVISTSHILQELEIPAQDIEVGKLVLCNENFSKKQHFNVVSNEFATISADLFGLFKCKNIDNFFRNDCKDCQVQAHSTNLKEYLSIFVIFSVGNARCSKKNLLMILYSWIEIISQDNIRKGEHILSISSPFGTKIFFNTITEGIVSNAFENSSLFLSDCCSAPGSEGGAVFKRDSYDIPIGIIISPFNWWRKDWVGFTLVADIRPIILQILDVEKKDLLLSGIYRDVSTPSYTIFENCVSQICCGVSWGSCILLEQNKGIFLTNSHVVKPSFKITIFWKNRKMLATLIYRSVDNSPLDLAIVQISKNPHCSLSDMTAVTMTLNAINKGDPVYCVGFPLFSNSFKPRNPTITKGIIGAISPYMLKTTCAVYPGFSGGGVFSPDGILLGIIVCNTRIPEDGMVYPRINMAVPISAVAELLYEFLETGDVSKLTLLDSPSSEAYRSWMPLEAKL, from the exons ATGTTTACTG atctaGATATTCAACCGGTGTTACTACAAGCTAAAAAGAAGAATTCCGCGGCGATCGTTTCTTATTCTGCCATTTTACTTCAGAAGCAGTACGTTATTAGTACTTCTCATATATTGCAGGAACTTGAAATACCAGCTCAAGATATAGAGGTGGGGAAATTAGTActttgcaatgaaaattttagcaaaaaacaGCATTTTAATGTTGTTTCAAATGAGTTTGCAACAATAAGTGCTGACCTATTCggattatttaaatgtaaaaatattgacAACTTTTTTCGCAATGATTGCAAGGATTGCCAGGTGCAGGCGCATTCAACCAACTTGAAAGAATATTTATCGATATTTGTTATATTCTCTGTAGGGAATGCACgatgttctaaaaaaaatttattaatgattctATATAGTTGGATTGAAATTATTTCCCAGGATAATATTCGTAAAGGGGAGCACATATTGTCTATATCAAGTCCATTTGGAACCAAGATCTTCTTCAACACAATAACTGAAGGAATAGTAAGCAATGCATTTGAAAATTCAAGTTTATTTCTTAGTGATTGTTGTTCCGCACCTGGATCAGAAGGAGGGGCAGTATTTAAGAG GGATAGCTATGATATTCCGATAGGGATAATCATATCCCCTTTTAACTGGTGGAGAAAAGACTGGGTTGGATTTACCTTGGTTGCTGATATCAGAccaattattttacaaattttggaTGTAGAGAAAAAGGATTTATTACTCTCAGGCATTTATAGAGATGTTTCTACCCCATCATATACTATTTTTG aaaacTGTGTCTCCCAAATATGTTGTGGGGTCAGCTGGGGCAGTTGTATTTTACTAGAGCAAAACAAAGGAATATTTCTTACCAACTCACATGTG GTGAAGCCTAGCTTTAAAATTACCATCTTctggaaaaatagaaaaatgttgGCGACCTTGATATACCGAAGCGTAGATAATTCACCTCTAGATTTAGCCATTGTGCAAATTAGTAAGAATCCACATTGTTCGTTATCTGATATGACTGCAGTAACAATGACACtaaatgcaattaataaag GCGATCCAGTTTATTGCGTAGGCTTCCCACTATTTTCAAATTCCTTTAAGCCTCGCAATCCCACCATTACCAAAGGGATAATCGGTGCAATTAGTCCATACATGCTTAAAACCACCTGCGCGGTGTACCCAGGTTTCAGTGGCGGAGGAGTTTTTTCCCCGGATGGTATTCTGCTGGGAATCATCGTTTGCAACACAAGAATACCAGAGGATGGTATGGTTTATCCTAGAATAAATATGGCCGTGCCCATTTCTGCTGTTGCTGAGTTATTATACGAGTTTTTGGAGACAGGAG ATGTGAGTAAATTGACATTGCTGGATTCTCCTAGTTCGGAGGCATATCGCTCTTGGATGCCACTGGAAGCGAAGTTATAG
- the LOC126735867 gene encoding peroxisomal leader peptide-processing protease isoform X2, with the protein MFTDLDIQPVLLQAKKKNSAAIVSYSAILLQKQYVISTSHILQELEIPAQDIEVGKLVLCNENFSKKQHFNVVSNEFATISADLFGLFKCKNIDNFFRNDCKDCQVQAHSTNLKEYLSIFVIFSVGNARCSKKNLLMILYSWIEIISQDNIRKGEHILSISSPFGTKIFFNTITEGIVSNAFENSSLFLSDCCSAPGSEGGAVFKRDSYDIPIGIIISPFNWWRKDWVGFTLVADIRPIILQILDVEKKDLLLSGIYRDVSTPSYTIFGDPVYCVGFPLFSNSFKPRNPTITKGIIGAISPYMLKTTCAVYPGFSGGGVFSPDGILLGIIVCNTRIPEDGMVYPRINMAVPISAVAELLYEFLETGDVSKLTLLDSPSSEAYRSWMPLEAKL; encoded by the exons ATGTTTACTG atctaGATATTCAACCGGTGTTACTACAAGCTAAAAAGAAGAATTCCGCGGCGATCGTTTCTTATTCTGCCATTTTACTTCAGAAGCAGTACGTTATTAGTACTTCTCATATATTGCAGGAACTTGAAATACCAGCTCAAGATATAGAGGTGGGGAAATTAGTActttgcaatgaaaattttagcaaaaaacaGCATTTTAATGTTGTTTCAAATGAGTTTGCAACAATAAGTGCTGACCTATTCggattatttaaatgtaaaaatattgacAACTTTTTTCGCAATGATTGCAAGGATTGCCAGGTGCAGGCGCATTCAACCAACTTGAAAGAATATTTATCGATATTTGTTATATTCTCTGTAGGGAATGCACgatgttctaaaaaaaatttattaatgattctATATAGTTGGATTGAAATTATTTCCCAGGATAATATTCGTAAAGGGGAGCACATATTGTCTATATCAAGTCCATTTGGAACCAAGATCTTCTTCAACACAATAACTGAAGGAATAGTAAGCAATGCATTTGAAAATTCAAGTTTATTTCTTAGTGATTGTTGTTCCGCACCTGGATCAGAAGGAGGGGCAGTATTTAAGAG GGATAGCTATGATATTCCGATAGGGATAATCATATCCCCTTTTAACTGGTGGAGAAAAGACTGGGTTGGATTTACCTTGGTTGCTGATATCAGAccaattattttacaaattttggaTGTAGAGAAAAAGGATTTATTACTCTCAGGCATTTATAGAGATGTTTCTACCCCATCATATACTATTTTTG GCGATCCAGTTTATTGCGTAGGCTTCCCACTATTTTCAAATTCCTTTAAGCCTCGCAATCCCACCATTACCAAAGGGATAATCGGTGCAATTAGTCCATACATGCTTAAAACCACCTGCGCGGTGTACCCAGGTTTCAGTGGCGGAGGAGTTTTTTCCCCGGATGGTATTCTGCTGGGAATCATCGTTTGCAACACAAGAATACCAGAGGATGGTATGGTTTATCCTAGAATAAATATGGCCGTGCCCATTTCTGCTGTTGCTGAGTTATTATACGAGTTTTTGGAGACAGGAG ATGTGAGTAAATTGACATTGCTGGATTCTCCTAGTTCGGAGGCATATCGCTCTTGGATGCCACTGGAAGCGAAGTTATAG